Proteins encoded in a region of the Paenibacillus wynnii genome:
- the spoIIE gene encoding stage II sporulation protein E codes for MNKSNVVNLPEWTRVASGDEEVKKTFGERIKGWSQRQHMLQIIASKKWMLLLTVMGFFLGRAMILDELSPFAAAYFAIIVFMRRDSVLPVAVAIIAGSLFTPFPGGLVIAAELIIFILLYKGLESFQRIDLSYAPMMVFVASFMVGLFQTVIGPSLSWYPLLMMTLDSLLGFVLTLVFLQALPLLTYRQKSRVLRNEEILCLIILLASVMTGLVGWTVNGLSLEHILSRYLILLFAMAGGAPLGASVGVITGLILSLADISAIYQMSLLAFSGMLAGMMQGGRKGAVSIGMLLGSTILSVYFTGPSDMMASTWETCVAVVLFLLTPRVLISTIAKYVPGTVDHSRSQHEYARRVRDLTAERVTQFSQVFKQLSSSFGQIPRAGEAGKSDREMEHFMNAVTEEACTGCIRRSHCWDSKFYQTYRYMTDMMTTVEECPDITATNLPPEWSRICGKTGEVLDVMKSQYGLYQHDMRWKRQIYDSRQFVAEQLSGVSQVMEDLAREIKREGQAMYRQEGQIREALEKLGLSIHSIDIISLDPGHVEIEVMHAYTRGFDECRKMIAPLLSDILEENIAVTSEVSVHPREGLSMVIFGSAKAYEVSTGVASAAKGGDMLSGDSFSTVELGNGTFAVSISDGMGNGERARMESSAALGMLEKLLQSGMDEKLAVKSVNSILLLRSPEEFYATVDMALIDQYSAQTTFMKIASAPSFIRRGSEVIPVSASNLPIGIIQDIEVDLVSMQLQPGDILIMMTDGIYDAPGYAVNKEIWMKRLIQELEGNDPQEMADSLLDKVIRYQGNDIQDDMTIVVSRVDHFRPEWSNLHVPGLSRMERPRTVS; via the coding sequence ATGAACAAAAGCAATGTGGTTAATTTACCGGAGTGGACAAGAGTAGCAAGCGGAGATGAGGAAGTGAAAAAAACCTTTGGGGAGCGTATTAAAGGCTGGAGCCAAAGACAGCACATGCTTCAGATTATCGCCTCAAAGAAATGGATGCTGCTGCTTACTGTTATGGGTTTCTTTCTTGGTCGAGCGATGATATTGGACGAGCTGTCGCCGTTTGCTGCAGCCTATTTTGCCATCATTGTCTTTATGCGCAGAGACTCCGTATTGCCGGTGGCTGTTGCCATCATTGCAGGAAGTCTTTTTACTCCATTCCCTGGAGGGTTGGTTATTGCAGCTGAACTTATCATTTTTATTCTGCTCTATAAAGGGTTGGAGAGCTTCCAACGGATAGATCTCTCTTACGCACCGATGATGGTGTTTGTGGCTTCGTTTATGGTAGGTCTATTCCAGACGGTAATCGGTCCTTCTCTATCGTGGTATCCTCTCCTGATGATGACGCTGGATTCTCTTCTCGGCTTTGTGCTTACCCTAGTATTTTTACAGGCGCTTCCACTGCTTACGTATCGGCAGAAGAGCCGGGTGCTGCGAAATGAGGAGATTCTTTGTTTAATTATTCTACTGGCATCTGTTATGACCGGACTTGTAGGCTGGACGGTAAACGGCCTTTCACTGGAGCATATATTATCCCGCTATCTGATCCTGCTGTTTGCCATGGCTGGCGGTGCCCCGCTGGGAGCCTCTGTCGGTGTGATAACTGGACTCATTCTAAGTTTGGCTGATATAAGTGCAATTTATCAAATGAGTCTCCTGGCCTTTTCAGGGATGCTGGCGGGTATGATGCAGGGAGGGCGGAAAGGTGCTGTATCTATAGGGATGCTGCTGGGGTCAACCATTCTTTCAGTGTATTTCACGGGACCTAGCGATATGATGGCCTCAACGTGGGAGACCTGCGTCGCGGTAGTGCTGTTTTTGCTGACTCCACGGGTTCTCATTTCTACCATTGCGAAATATGTCCCCGGTACGGTCGACCATAGCCGTTCCCAGCATGAATATGCAAGGCGGGTTAGGGATCTGACCGCGGAGCGAGTTACCCAGTTCTCTCAGGTGTTCAAGCAGTTATCGAGCAGCTTCGGCCAGATCCCTCGTGCCGGAGAGGCGGGTAAATCGGATCGGGAGATGGAGCATTTCATGAATGCGGTCACCGAAGAAGCCTGCACGGGCTGTATTCGGCGCTCGCATTGCTGGGATTCAAAGTTCTATCAGACCTATAGATATATGACAGATATGATGACCACTGTAGAGGAGTGCCCGGATATAACGGCAACCAATCTTCCGCCGGAGTGGAGCCGGATTTGCGGCAAGACGGGGGAAGTGCTTGATGTGATGAAGAGTCAATATGGTCTATATCAGCATGATATGCGATGGAAAAGACAAATATACGACAGCCGCCAATTTGTGGCGGAACAACTGTCCGGAGTATCACAGGTCATGGAGGATCTGGCCCGGGAAATCAAGCGCGAAGGTCAGGCCATGTATCGTCAGGAAGGCCAAATTCGCGAGGCTCTGGAGAAGCTGGGGCTTTCCATTCACAGCATAGACATCATAAGCCTGGACCCTGGGCATGTGGAAATTGAAGTAATGCATGCTTATACAAGGGGCTTTGATGAATGCCGAAAAATGATTGCACCGCTCCTATCTGATATTTTAGAGGAGAATATTGCCGTAACGAGTGAAGTTTCCGTCCATCCCCGCGAAGGGTTGTCCATGGTCATCTTCGGGTCTGCTAAGGCTTACGAAGTTAGTACAGGAGTGGCGAGTGCTGCCAAAGGGGGAGACATGCTGTCAGGAGACAGCTTCAGCACGGTGGAGCTTGGTAATGGCACATTTGCCGTCTCTATTAGCGACGGGATGGGCAACGGGGAAAGAGCACGTATGGAGAGCAGTGCAGCACTCGGGATGCTAGAAAAGCTACTGCAGTCGGGTATGGATGAGAAGCTGGCAGTGAAATCAGTGAACTCAATCCTGCTGCTTCGCTCACCGGAGGAATTTTATGCAACCGTAGACATGGCGCTAATTGATCAGTATTCCGCCCAGACTACGTTTATGAAGATTGCTTCGGCTCCAAGCTTTATCAGACGTGGCAGTGAAGTTATCCCTGTATCGGCGAGCAATCTCCCAATAGGGATCATTCAGGACATAGAGGTTGATCTGGTGAGTATGCAGCTGCAGCCCGGTGATATTTTGATTATGATGACCGATGGTATATATGATGCGCCCGGTTATGCCGTTAATAAAGAAATATGGATGAAAAGATTAATCCAGGAACTTGAAGGAAATGATCCACAAGAAATGGCGGATAGCCTGCTTGACAAGGTTATTCGATATCAGGGCAATGACATCCAGGATGACATGACCATAGTAGTTAGCCGGGTGGATCACTTCCGTCCGGAATGGTCTAACCTGCATGTACCGGGTCTTTCACGGATGGAACGGCCTCGTACCGTCAGTTAA
- a CDS encoding S1 domain-containing RNA-binding protein — MAIEVGTKLEGKVTGITHFGAFVDLSGGVTGLVHISEIADNYVKDVNDHLKISDVVTVKVINVDKDGKIGLSIKQAVDKPASEVRPPRAPRPDRPSGGDRFGGGGREGGGGGGGGGGREGGGGGGFNRERGGRAFKPAAGKPSFEDKMSRFLKDSEERISSIKKNTEGKRGGRGAKRD; from the coding sequence ATGGCAATTGAAGTGGGCACCAAGTTAGAAGGCAAAGTGACAGGCATCACGCATTTCGGAGCATTTGTGGATCTGTCAGGAGGTGTCACAGGACTCGTTCACATCTCGGAAATCGCCGATAATTACGTTAAGGATGTTAATGATCATCTGAAGATTAGTGATGTCGTAACAGTCAAGGTGATCAACGTTGACAAGGACGGTAAGATCGGACTTTCCATTAAGCAGGCTGTTGACAAGCCCGCGTCAGAAGTACGTCCCCCTAGAGCTCCAAGACCAGATCGTCCAAGCGGTGGAGACCGTTTTGGTGGCGGTGGTCGTGAAGGTGGCGGCGGTGGCGGTGGCGGTGGCGGTCGTGAAGGCGGCGGCGGCGGTGGATTTAATCGTGAACGGGGAGGGCGTGCATTTAAGCCTGCAGCCGGTAAACCTTCATTCGAGGATAAAATGTCACGCTTCCTGAAAGACAGTGAAGAACGGATATCTTCGATTAAGAAGAACACGGAAGGTAAGCGTGGAGGCCGTGGCGCCAAACGCGATTAA
- a CDS encoding FtsB family cell division protein produces MSRFSTEEKNNYIKSSAAGTKRRKFIWILFVAVFLGWAGFTFFAQSALIADKKDELAKKQATNENVSKSLLQLKYEVSRLNDTEYIGQLARKWYNIYPKGETPIRTEQSE; encoded by the coding sequence ATGAGTAGATTCTCTACCGAAGAGAAGAATAATTACATAAAGTCTTCGGCCGCTGGAACCAAGAGGCGGAAGTTCATATGGATTCTTTTTGTAGCTGTGTTTTTGGGTTGGGCAGGATTTACTTTCTTTGCTCAGAGTGCGCTTATTGCGGACAAGAAGGACGAGCTGGCAAAAAAGCAGGCGACCAATGAGAATGTTTCTAAATCCTTGCTGCAGCTGAAATATGAAGTATCGAGGTTGAATGATACCGAGTATATAGGCCAGTTAGCGCGTAAATGGTATAATATTTATCCTAAAGGCGAAACGCCAATTCGAACGGAACAATCAGAGTAA
- the yabQ gene encoding spore cortex biosynthesis protein YabQ: MNPVVQWVTLLYMLLAGSVMGLAYDSYRVISVKLHFSKGLNAALDLLYWMAAALFVFRMLYAGNQGQLRFYAFLGLFLGVWIYFLIFSVTVRRFVVMLIQSVQYVCSLVWRLIVIVIGLPLLWLWNLFVGILRLLGRMFLSVLKILRWLTKPLWVLPARWISAWLLWLKARSWVVKGSKWLTKIWRR, from the coding sequence ATGAACCCGGTTGTTCAGTGGGTAACGCTGCTGTATATGCTGCTGGCGGGCAGTGTGATGGGACTGGCTTATGACAGCTACCGGGTGATTTCCGTTAAGCTGCATTTTTCCAAAGGGTTAAATGCCGCACTCGATCTGCTTTATTGGATGGCAGCTGCGCTTTTTGTATTCCGGATGCTATATGCCGGCAACCAGGGCCAACTGCGGTTCTATGCCTTCCTGGGTTTGTTTCTAGGAGTATGGATCTATTTTTTGATCTTCAGTGTTACGGTACGGCGTTTTGTGGTAATGTTAATTCAATCGGTTCAATATGTATGTAGTTTGGTATGGCGGTTGATTGTAATCGTTATCGGACTACCGCTGCTATGGCTTTGGAATCTTTTTGTAGGAATTCTTCGCCTGCTGGGTCGGATGTTTCTGTCTGTACTCAAAATACTGCGGTGGCTGACTAAGCCATTATGGGTGTTGCCTGCAAGATGGATTTCTGCATGGCTGCTCTGGCTGAAAGCAAGATCCTGGGTTGTGAAAGGTTCTAAATGGTTAACCAAAATATGGAGACGCTGA
- the yabP gene encoding sporulation protein YabP, with product MIEPIKVNKQHDLHMHSRKQLELTGIQNVESFDSEEFLLQTELGHLTIRGTHLHIKNLSLENGILSLEGNVHSLVYLDPGTQGKNKGFLGKLFK from the coding sequence ATGATCGAACCGATTAAAGTCAACAAGCAGCATGATCTTCATATGCACAGCCGCAAGCAGTTGGAACTCACCGGGATTCAAAATGTAGAGAGCTTCGATAGTGAGGAGTTTTTGTTGCAGACCGAGCTTGGCCATCTTACCATCCGTGGAACCCATTTACATATCAAAAACTTAAGTCTGGAGAATGGAATTCTGTCTCTGGAGGGGAATGTTCACTCGTTAGTTTATCTCGATCCCGGTACACAGGGTAAAAATAAAGGCTTCCTCGGGAAGCTGTTCAAATGA
- a CDS encoding RNA-binding S4 domain-containing protein — MRLDKFLKVSRLIKRRTVAKDVSEQGRVLINGRESKPSSAVKIGDEITVQFGQKLVTVKVEKLVETTRKDEAAGMYTLLREEPIAKSTGLDW, encoded by the coding sequence ATGCGTCTTGATAAATTTCTGAAAGTTTCCCGTTTGATCAAACGCCGTACGGTTGCCAAGGATGTGTCCGAACAAGGCCGGGTGCTGATTAACGGACGGGAATCCAAGCCGAGTAGTGCGGTAAAGATCGGTGACGAGATTACCGTTCAATTCGGTCAGAAGCTGGTAACGGTCAAAGTGGAAAAGCTGGTTGAAACCACCCGCAAGGATGAAGCAGCCGGCATGTATACACTGTTACGGGAAGAGCCGATCGCCAAAAGCACCGGCCTAGACTGGTAA
- a CDS encoding HU family DNA-binding protein, translating to MNKTDLINNISEKNGLAKKDVEAVLNGFLGEITEALAGGDKVQLIGFGTFETRKRAGRTGRNPQTGTTIEIPESTVPAFKAGNKLKEAVN from the coding sequence ATGAACAAGACAGATCTGATCAACAACATTTCCGAGAAAAACGGATTGGCAAAGAAAGATGTAGAAGCCGTATTGAACGGTTTTCTGGGCGAAATTACCGAAGCTTTGGCGGGTGGAGACAAGGTTCAACTGATCGGCTTTGGTACCTTCGAAACTCGTAAACGTGCTGGACGTACAGGCCGCAATCCACAAACGGGCACAACCATTGAAATTCCGGAATCTACAGTACCTGCCTTCAAGGCTGGGAACAAGCTTAAAGAAGCAGTTAACTAA
- the mazG gene encoding nucleoside triphosphate pyrophosphohydrolase, which translates to MSATLTVVGLGSGNPDRLTLGIVKKLKEASVVYVRTKEHPVMAALTELGIASESFDGLYETLSSFPEVYEAITSRLIEEARTAEDGTQIVYAVPGHPMVAESAVSLLRKRCPSAGITLHVLGGESFLDEAFVRLGFDPIEGFQLLDASGIRRSQLQPELHTLIGQVYDTFTASETKLCLMELYPADYEVVVGHALGVENEESIQTVPLYELDRLEGYGNLSLIYIPANREGDIRKRTFSRLHEIVGILRSPEGCPWDQEQTHESLRKNLIEETYEVLETIDEDDPEHMKEELGDLLLQIMLHSQMEEELGTFDVFDVIQGLNDKLIFRHPHVFGDTNAGNAEEALQNWEGMKAEEKRRKGVKPETQSALSGIPRDLPALMKAYKLQKKASKVGFDWDNITDVIAKIREEIDELQEAIDAGAPAEEQISELGDLLFAATNAARFIGADPEEALTRTNRKFVERFEYIEQSLKDKGVSLEESNLEEMEALWQEAKHKERA; encoded by the coding sequence ATGAGTGCAACATTAACCGTTGTGGGTCTTGGTTCGGGTAATCCGGACAGGCTGACATTAGGAATAGTTAAAAAGCTGAAGGAGGCCTCCGTAGTTTATGTCCGTACGAAGGAGCATCCGGTTATGGCGGCTCTTACGGAGCTTGGAATCGCCTCAGAATCCTTCGATGGATTGTATGAGACGTTGTCCTCTTTCCCGGAGGTGTATGAAGCCATTACCTCAAGACTGATTGAGGAGGCTCGTACGGCAGAAGATGGAACGCAGATCGTGTATGCTGTTCCGGGACACCCGATGGTCGCGGAATCTGCGGTCTCATTACTCCGAAAGCGTTGTCCTTCAGCGGGAATAACCTTACATGTACTGGGTGGAGAAAGCTTTCTGGACGAAGCCTTTGTGCGTTTGGGCTTTGACCCGATCGAAGGCTTCCAACTGCTGGACGCGTCCGGTATTCGCAGATCCCAACTACAGCCTGAGCTTCACACGTTGATTGGTCAGGTTTATGATACCTTTACGGCCTCAGAGACCAAGCTGTGCCTGATGGAGCTGTATCCGGCGGATTACGAGGTAGTTGTCGGACATGCTCTTGGTGTGGAGAACGAAGAGAGCATCCAGACCGTCCCCTTATATGAATTGGATCGTCTGGAGGGCTATGGCAATCTGTCTCTTATTTATATCCCGGCCAACCGTGAGGGGGATATCCGGAAGCGCACCTTCTCCCGTCTGCATGAGATTGTTGGAATTTTGCGCAGCCCGGAAGGTTGTCCGTGGGATCAGGAGCAGACTCATGAGTCTTTGCGCAAGAACCTGATTGAGGAAACCTATGAGGTGCTGGAAACCATAGATGAAGATGACCCGGAGCACATGAAGGAGGAGCTGGGCGATCTTCTGCTACAGATCATGCTTCATTCCCAAATGGAAGAGGAGCTTGGAACCTTCGATGTGTTTGATGTAATTCAGGGGTTGAATGACAAGCTGATCTTCCGCCATCCGCATGTCTTTGGGGATACCAATGCAGGGAACGCTGAAGAAGCGCTGCAGAACTGGGAGGGCATGAAGGCAGAGGAGAAGCGCCGTAAAGGTGTGAAGCCTGAGACTCAATCGGCTCTCAGCGGTATTCCGCGTGATCTGCCCGCGCTCATGAAGGCTTATAAACTTCAGAAGAAGGCATCTAAGGTTGGTTTTGACTGGGATAACATTACGGATGTGATTGCCAAGATTCGTGAGGAAATAGATGAACTGCAGGAAGCAATTGATGCAGGCGCACCGGCTGAGGAGCAAATTTCGGAGCTGGGTGATCTATTATTTGCCGCAACAAATGCTGCAAGGTTCATCGGAGCCGATCCGGAAGAAGCCTTAACACGCACTAACCGCAAGTTTGTGGAGCGGTTTGAGTATATTGAGCAAAGCCTTAAGGATAAGGGTGTCAGTCTCGAAGAGAGCAATCTTGAGGAGATGGAAGCATTGTGGCAGGAAGCTAAGCATAAAGAACGGGCTTAA
- a CDS encoding putative polysaccharide biosynthesis protein, translated as MKPSTPGSKLLQGAFILSAAAIISKLIGTLQKIPLQNLGGDGVFGIYNTVYPLYTLLVTIAMLGLPAAVSKFVAEAAVGERQDAARRILVRSAVLTGVSGLVIGVATYTGAPYIAGWVGNSRITAALRTAAWGLLFVPVMSALRGYFQGLHNMVPTAVSQIVEQSVRVAVMITLLLYLSSGRAGAETIAAGAMLGSAGGGAAGLIIMLLYWRRHRSRSVSIKAPAEKPAAIHTRRLLSYGVPVMLGALAIPLIGLVDVFTLPRLLSASATESGAMVQFGVYNRGLPLVQIVTMLATTLSVVFIPALAEANYRGDTKLIEVRCQQSLHWFWLLGLAASAGLAVLAEPINVALYGNAAGTVTMTWIAFTAAGGTISIISAALLQGLGHVRAPALHLLAAALLKAALNLLLVPQLGITGAAIAGVAAHLFAAALNVLLLHRKAHLRLRLADVLAKPALLVAGLGLAAAAVSWGADAGLAAAGLAGGRAASLAQSLLGVSAGCAVFAVGAIALRMLSEDELRGLPGIGPSLAKLMKKLRLFP; from the coding sequence ATGAAACCTTCAACACCAGGCTCCAAACTGCTGCAAGGCGCATTTATTCTTAGTGCGGCAGCCATTATTTCGAAGCTGATTGGAACACTCCAAAAAATTCCGCTGCAAAACTTGGGCGGTGATGGCGTGTTCGGAATTTATAACACCGTATATCCGCTTTATACATTACTTGTAACAATAGCCATGCTTGGCTTGCCGGCAGCTGTTTCCAAGTTTGTAGCAGAAGCGGCAGTGGGCGAACGTCAGGACGCCGCTCGACGAATTTTAGTGCGGTCTGCGGTCCTGACCGGGGTTAGCGGCTTAGTGATAGGTGTCGCCACCTACACGGGAGCCCCATATATTGCCGGCTGGGTCGGTAACTCCCGTATTACTGCCGCACTGCGTACTGCCGCATGGGGACTGCTCTTTGTCCCGGTAATGTCTGCACTGCGCGGATATTTTCAAGGACTACATAATATGGTGCCGACAGCGGTGTCACAAATTGTAGAGCAGTCCGTACGTGTTGCTGTCATGATCACTCTACTGTTGTATTTAAGTTCAGGAAGAGCCGGTGCAGAGACTATCGCTGCGGGTGCTATGCTCGGCTCAGCCGGTGGCGGTGCTGCTGGGCTCATTATCATGCTGCTCTATTGGCGGCGTCATCGAAGTCGTTCGGTATCTATAAAGGCTCCTGCCGAAAAACCGGCGGCCATCCATACCCGACGTCTGTTGTCTTACGGAGTCCCTGTAATGCTGGGAGCCCTTGCTATACCTCTTATTGGACTGGTGGATGTGTTCACACTGCCCCGCCTGCTGTCTGCGAGTGCAACCGAAAGTGGTGCGATGGTACAGTTTGGCGTATATAACCGCGGCTTACCCCTTGTGCAGATTGTAACGATGCTGGCTACGACGCTATCGGTGGTTTTTATCCCGGCACTGGCAGAGGCTAATTACAGGGGAGATACTAAGCTGATAGAAGTACGCTGTCAGCAATCTCTTCACTGGTTCTGGCTGCTGGGTCTCGCAGCCTCGGCTGGCTTAGCGGTGCTTGCTGAGCCGATCAACGTGGCCTTGTACGGCAATGCTGCCGGCACCGTCACTATGACCTGGATCGCGTTCACAGCCGCCGGCGGCACGATCAGTATCATTTCTGCCGCGCTGCTGCAGGGCTTGGGGCATGTGCGCGCGCCGGCGCTGCACCTGCTGGCCGCCGCGCTGCTGAAGGCGGCTCTCAACCTGCTGCTCGTCCCGCAGCTGGGCATTACCGGCGCGGCCATCGCTGGTGTGGCCGCGCATCTCTTCGCAGCAGCCCTCAACGTGCTGCTGCTGCACCGTAAAGCCCATCTGCGGCTTCGCCTCGCAGATGTCTTGGCCAAGCCCGCGCTGCTGGTCGCGGGCTTAGGCTTGGCCGCCGCCGCTGTCAGCTGGGGCGCTGACGCTGGCTTGGCAGCAGCCGGCCTGGCCGGCGGACGCGCCGCAAGCCTGGCGCAGAGCCTGCTCGGCGTGAGCGCGGGCTGCGCCGTCTTTGCCGTAGGCGCTATCGCCCTGCGGATGCTCAGCGAGGATGAGCTGCGGGGGCTGCCGGGCATCGGCCCCTCCTTGGCGAAGCTAATGAAGAAACTTCGCCTCTTCCCCTAA
- the spoVT gene encoding stage V sporulation protein T, translating to MKATGIVRRIDDLGRVVIPKEIRRTLRIREGDPLEIFVDRDGEVILKKYSPIGELGDFAKEYAESLFEGIGHITMISDRDTFIALAGGSKKDYLDKQVGILLENCMDSRKTVLETNSGSYEICKDHPDTMSSYVAAPIISGGDPIGSVVLMNKDEAVKMSQMEIKMAETAAAFLGKQMEQ from the coding sequence ATGAAAGCTACTGGAATTGTACGCCGTATAGATGACCTCGGACGAGTAGTTATCCCTAAAGAAATTAGACGAACCCTTAGAATTCGTGAGGGTGATCCACTGGAAATTTTCGTAGACCGTGACGGTGAAGTTATACTGAAGAAGTACTCTCCGATTGGCGAGCTTGGAGATTTTGCCAAGGAATATGCAGAGTCGCTATTTGAAGGTATCGGACATATAACCATGATTTCGGACCGGGATACGTTCATTGCTTTAGCGGGCGGATCTAAAAAGGATTATTTGGATAAGCAGGTAGGGATCTTATTGGAAAACTGTATGGATAGCCGGAAAACGGTGTTGGAAACGAACAGTGGAAGTTATGAGATTTGTAAGGATCATCCGGATACTATGTCTTCTTATGTAGCCGCACCGATTATCTCCGGCGGTGACCCTATTGGCTCTGTAGTATTGATGAATAAGGATGAGGCCGTAAAAATGTCCCAGATGGAAATTAAAATGGCTGAAACTGCTGCCGCTTTTCTAGGCAAACAAATGGAGCAGTAA
- a CDS encoding peptidylprolyl isomerase encodes MSLNNQKSWKLLLVSLAAAVSFSMLSACNNNNNNVSDDTSKAVASYKGGTITENEFALDQRIMKVLSPEQAQYLEIDEFKESILRQEIAFEYLAGKASDTAKKEAEKEADVQIANFKKGMGDTFDSTLKEQDLKEKDIRTYMVRVLSVYQDMLGKVTDDEVKKQFEATKGDFTVATLRHVLIGFTDANEKERTDEETLKLIKEVKTQLDGGADFAQIAKKYSEDPGSKDAGGEIADKPLGTYVEEFKKAAQTLPLNTISDPVKTSYGYHIIKVESRTEKTFDQLTDDEKEGVKGSIASANLQTFMEKGLEDLDVKINLPKSSAPAADGGTEPTTAPSAEAPAATEAAK; translated from the coding sequence ATGTCATTAAATAATCAAAAATCATGGAAATTGCTGCTGGTGTCACTGGCTGCTGCAGTATCCTTTTCCATGCTGTCTGCTTGCAACAACAACAATAATAACGTTTCCGATGATACTAGTAAGGCGGTAGCTAGCTATAAAGGCGGAACGATTACTGAGAATGAATTCGCTCTGGATCAACGGATTATGAAAGTTCTTTCACCTGAACAGGCGCAATATTTGGAGATTGATGAGTTTAAGGAATCTATTTTGCGTCAGGAGATTGCCTTCGAATATCTGGCGGGCAAGGCGTCGGATACCGCGAAGAAAGAGGCTGAGAAGGAAGCAGATGTACAGATTGCTAACTTTAAAAAGGGTATGGGTGATACCTTCGATAGCACATTGAAGGAGCAGGACCTTAAGGAAAAAGACATTCGAACTTACATGGTCCGTGTACTTTCTGTTTATCAAGATATGCTGGGCAAAGTAACCGACGATGAAGTCAAAAAGCAATTTGAAGCCACAAAGGGTGATTTCACAGTTGCCACCCTTCGTCACGTTCTGATCGGGTTCACGGATGCTAATGAAAAAGAACGTACGGACGAAGAAACACTTAAGCTTATCAAGGAAGTAAAGACTCAATTGGATGGTGGAGCAGATTTTGCCCAAATCGCCAAGAAATACTCTGAGGATCCAGGCTCTAAGGATGCGGGTGGAGAAATTGCGGACAAGCCTCTTGGAACGTATGTAGAGGAATTTAAAAAGGCTGCTCAAACCCTGCCCCTTAACACCATTAGTGATCCAGTAAAAACTTCGTACGGTTACCACATTATTAAAGTGGAATCACGGACAGAGAAAACCTTTGACCAACTAACGGATGATGAGAAGGAAGGCGTTAAGGGCTCGATTGCTTCCGCCAATCTGCAGACGTTTATGGAGAAGGGTCTGGAGGATCTTGACGTCAAAATCAACCTGCCGAAGAGCTCTGCCCCTGCAGCGGATGGCGGAACAGAACCTACAACGGCTCCAAGTGCGGAAGCTCCTGCTGCAACGGAAGCTGCTAAATAA